The DNA segment GCTACGACCTGCACCTGGCGCGGCGCATGGTGGCCGGCGTCGATGTCTGGCTCAACAATCCGATCTATCCGCTGGAAGCCTCCGGCACTTCGGGCATGAAGGCGGCGATCAACGGCGCCATCAACCTGTCGGTGCTCGATGGCTGGTGGGGAGAAGGCTACGACGGCAAGAACGGCTGGGCGATCAAGCCGGCGGCCGAGGGCCTCGATCCCGCGCAGCGCGACATCGACGAAGCGCGCACCCTGTACGAGCTGCTTCAGGACAGTGTCATCCCGATGTACTACCGCAACACCTCGCTCGGCTATTCCCCGGAATGGGTCGCCATGGCCAAGCAATCGATCGCATCGATCATGCCGCGCTTCAACATGCAGCGCATGCTGACCGACTATGCCGAAAAGTTCTACTCACCGGCCGCGGAGCAGTGGCGCCGCTACTCCAGCGCCGACTTTTCCGGCGCACGCCGGGTCGCCGACTGGAAGGCGCGGATACGCGCGGCCTGGCCGCGCATTGGCCTGCGCCGCATCGATCAGATGGCGGCCCGCATCCGCTACGGCGAAACGCTGCGCTTCGAAATTGCGGTGCAGCTCGACGGCCTGACACCGGATGACCTGACGGTGGAACTGGTGTTCACCCGCCCCGGCGAACCCACCTCCGCCAGGGCGCGGCGCTATGAACTGCACCATGAGCGGCCGCTGGAGCGCGGCGAGCACTTGTTCTCGCGCGAACTGACACCCGACCAATGCGGCAAGATGGAATATCGCGTCAGGGTGTTTCCGACTCACGAACTGCTGACCCATCCCTTCGAGATGGGCATGATGCTCTGGCTGTAGGAAGCCTCCCATGAAAACCGTCACTGCCGCCGCCTGGAAAGCCCTCGCGAGCGAAGCCGAATCCATCCGGGGCGTCCATCTGCGCGACATGTTCGCCGCGGATGCGCAGCGGTTTTCATCATTGTCGGTGCGCTGGAATGACTGGCTGCTGGACTATTCCAAGCAACGCGTGGCGGCTGCATGCATGGAACGGCTGCATCAGCTCTGGCATGCCGCCGAGGTTCCCGGCTGGATCGCCCGCATGCGCGCCGGCGAGGCCATCAACCACACCGAAAAACGCGCGGCGCTGCACATCGCCCTGCGTCATCCCGCCGGCAAGGGGCCGATCATGCATGCCGGGCGCGATGTCATGCCGGACGTTCTGCGCGAACTGGACAGGATGCGCGACTTCGCCGCGCAGATCCATGGCCGCCACTGGCGCGGCGCCACCGGCGAACCGATCACCGACATCGTCAACATCGGCATCGGCGGCTCCGACCTCGGGCCGCGCATGGCCACCCAGGCGCTTGCCGCGTTTCGCCATCCCGAGCTCACGGTACATTACGTGGCCAATCTGGATGGCGCCGATCTGGCCACGGTGCTCGCCGGACTGCAGCCGCGCACCACGCTGTTCGTGATCGCCAGCAAGACCTTCACCACCCAGGAAACCATGCAGAACGCCGCCTCGGCGCGCCACTGGCTGGTCCGGGCGCTGGGCGAGGCAGCCGTGGCGCGGCACTTCGTCGCGGTGTCGACCAATCTTGCGGAAGTGGCCCGCTTCGGCATCGACCCGGCCAATGCCTTCGCCTTCTGGGACTGGGTCGGCGGACGCTACTCGCTGTGGTCTGCCATCGGCCTGCCGCTGGTGCTGGCCGTGGGCTTCGACCACTTCCGCCAATTTCTGGCCGGCGCGCACGCCATGGACGAACACTTTTTCTCGGCGCCGGTTGCAGAAAACCTGCCGGGCCTGCTGGCACTTCTGGAAATCTGGAACACCAACGTCCTCGGCGCCGACAACCGCGCCCTGCTGCCCTACAGCCAGTCGCTGGCCCTGCTGCCGCGCTACCTGCAGCAGCTCGAAATGGAATCCAACGGCAAGCAGGTGGACAGGCAAGGCCGGCCCCTCGACTGCGTGACGGCACCGATACTCTGGGGCGAAGCCGGCACCAATGGCCAACATGCGTTCTACCAGCTGATTCACCAGGGCGGACGCCTCGTGCCCTGCGAGTTCATCGCCTGCCGCCAGCCCGACTTTGCCTTGCCCGGCCACCACGAGAAACTTCTGGCGAATTGTTTTGCCCAAAGCGAAGCGCTGATGCGCGGCAAGACGCTGGCGGAAACCACCGCCGAACTCACGGCCGGCGGCACGAGTCCCGAGCAGGTGGCGGCGCTCGCGCCCTACCGCAGCTTCCCCGGCAACCAGCCGTCGACCACGCTGTTGCTGCCTCGCCTTGACCCGTTCAACCTCGGCGCGTTGCTGGCGCTCTACGAGCACAAGGTCTTCGTGCAGAGCATCGTCTGGGACATCAACCCCTTCGACCAGTGGGGCGTGGAATACGGCAAGCAGCTGGCCAACCGGCTGCTGCCGATCATCGAAGGCAAGGCGCCGGCCGCCGGCCTCGACAGTTCGACCGCGGGGCTGATCAGCGCCTGCAAGTCATGAACCTACAAAAAAGCAATTGGTCCGCAGATTTCGCAGATTTGCGCAGATTCAAACGTGGTAATTCGCCGGGTTGGAGACGATCGCTGGCCAACCCGATAGGCGATGGGCCAGACGCACCAATCTTGTTGATCCATCTGCGCAAATCTGCGAAATCTGCGGACCAAAAGCTGTTTGCGGAATGAATATCCTTTTCGCCACCTCCGAGATCGCCCCCTGGGTCAAGACCGGCGGCCTCGGCGACGTCGCCGGTGCGCTGCCCGCCGCATTGCGCGCCCTGGGCATCGACGTGCGCGTGCTGGTGCCCGCCTATCCCGCGCTGCTGAAGGCGTTTCCGGATGCCGAAGAAATCGCGCAGCCGCACTGGCTGGGCGGCCTGCTGCCGATACCGACACTGCGACAAGCGAGGGCACCCGACGGCACGCCGCTGTTGCTGCTCGATTACCCGCACTACTTCGATCGACCGGGCAACCCCTACCTGGGGCCCGAAGGACGCGACTGGCTCGACAACCACCTGCGCTTCGGGCTGTTGTCGCGCGTCGCCGCGTGGCTCGGCTCGGCGGCGAGCACGCTCGACTGGCAGCCCGACATCGTCCACTGCAACGACTGGCAGACCGGGCTTGCCCCGGCTTATCTGCACTACCTGCCGGGAGCGCAGGCGAAGTCACTGCTAACCCTGCACAACCTGGCCTTCCAGGGCCTGTTCGACCATGCCTCCCTGTTCGAACTCGGGCTGCCGGACGAAGCCTGGCGGATCGACGGCGTCGAGTACTACGGCTACCTGTCCTTCCTCAAGGCTGGCCTGCAACATGCCAATGCCATCACCACGGTCAGCCCGAGCTACGCCCGCGAAATCCAGACCGATGCCGAAGGCATGGGCATGGCCGGCCTGCTGCGCCATCGCGGCGACCGGCTCTCCGGCATCCTCAACGGCATCGACACCACGGCCTGGAATCCGGCCGCCGACCGCCACCTGCGCCAGACATACAGCGCCCGCCGCATGGAGGGCAAGGCGGCCAACAAGGCGGCGCTGCAGGAAGAACTCGGGCTCGAACGCCGCGAGGACCTCCCCCTGCTCGCCGTGGTCAGCCGCCTGACCGAGCAGAAGGGGCTCGACCTGCTGCTGGAAGCGGCGCCGCAGGTACTCAAGCTGCCGGCACAACTCGTCGTTCTCGGCAGCGGCGAGCACTCGATGGAACACCGCTGGACGGCGCTGGCGCACAAACACAAGGATCGCTGCGCGGTCCGCATCGGCTTCGACGAAGCACTGGCCCACCGCATCGAGGCCGGTGCCGACATTTTCGTCATGCCCTCGCGCTTCGAACCCTGCGGCCTGAACCAGATGTACAGCCTGCGCTACGGCACGCCACCGGTGGTGCGCGCCACGGGCGGACTGGCCGATACCGTGATCGATGCCACCGACGAGAAGCATGGCAACGGTTTCGTTTTCGGACCGGCCACGGCGGCGGCCCTGCTGGAAGCCCTGCAACGCGCCGCCGAAGCCTGGCACGACCCCAGGCGCTGGCGCAAGCTGCAGAAACAGGGCATGGCCCGCGACTCCAGCTGGGCCGACGCGGCACAGCATTACGTCGAACTCTACCAGCGCCTATAATCGCCGGCCGATGCCAGCAACCCTCCTCACACTGATCGCCGCCGTCGCCAGAAATGGCGTGATCGGCATCGGCAATCGCCTGCCCTGGCACCTTCCGGCGGACCTCAAGCATTTCAAGGCACTGACCACGGGACACACCGTGATCATGGGACGCAAGACCTGGGAATCGCTGCCGGCGAAATTTCGCCCCCTGCCCGGCCGGCGCAACATCGTCGTCACGCGCAATGCCGGCTATCAGGCCGAGGGCGCCGTGGTCACGAATTCCCTGCCGGCGGCCCTCGCAGCGGCGGAAAGCGGCGAAGCCTTCGTCATCGGCGGCGCGGAATTGTATGTCGCGGCCATGCCGCTGGCGAACCGCCTGCAATTGACCGAAATCGAAGCCAGCATCGAAGGGGATACCTGGTTTCCCGCCATAGACCATCACCAATGGCAGGAAGTCGCGCGCGAAACGCATCGGGACGAAGCTGGCCTGAACTACGCCTTCGTCACCTACCAAAGAGGCAAGGGCTAGAAGTTCTCGCCGGGTATTTCGTCACTTCTTGCAAGCAACAGGCAGGCGAACTATCCCGACCTTGGGCGGCACGCGGAAGTTCATTCCCCGACGGTCCATTCGTAGCGAAGGTACTCGCTATCCCAGCGGCGGGACTTATCCGGACTGAACGAACTGGTACGGTAGCCGGGTGCCGGCAGCACGTAGGTCGTCCTGCCGTCCCGAACCGAGTGCACGGCGATGTCGGAGAGATAGATGCCCAAATCCTCGAGGAAGTAGTCCTCCCGGGTCTCTTCTGCCGGTTTGCTGCCGTCGCCGTAAGTGGCGCTATATCGGCAGACGATGCTCCACGCCATCCCCTTCAACCTGGGATGCAATTCACCGGCGCTTCGCTGTCCATTTACCCGGCAGTGGTTCGTCGCCTTGATGTAGGCGACGGAAGAACTTAGCGCCATGGTGGAACGCGAGGTGCTCTCGGCGCCCGCACGCAACGGAAACAGGCTTCCGCTCAGCTCGTCGATGGCGAGCAGTCGCGCGTCGGGCGACGCGCCCTTCTTCCCTGAGCCGAGGGAAAGGTGGGCGCAGCTGTAGCCGGCACGATCCGGCTCGCGCGTCGTGCGGCCGTCCAGGTCCACCGACCAGTTGCGGCTGGCAACGCACTTGTCGCCCACCGGTTCCTGTTCGCGGAAAAAGGTGAGAGGTTCCGGCAAGCGTGACCATTCGCGGCGGCCGGCCTTGACATTGAACAAATCGCTCGTCATCTCGTACTCGACGCGCACCCTTTTTGCTTTGGGGGTCAAGCGGAAGGCCTCCGAGTTTTCCAGGACAGTCCAGACATTTCCCGGCAGCGACAGCGGGATCGCCTGCCGCGGACTGACGGGCGCCAACGAGGCAGATGCTTCGGCTGCCGGCCGAACCACCGCCAGCTGTGGTGTCGATACGGCGACCTGCGCCGAATCACCAGCACGGAAATAGAAGCGCCCCAGCGACTGGTCGTAAAGCGCAGGCACCTGCTCGTGGCCGACGCCCTTGGCAAGTTCGACCACTTCCTCGCGCACGTTGCGCAGCACATCGTTCACCGGCACGCCGGGCTTGTCCATTTCCTTGAGCAGCACGCGGGTGAACACGCCATTGGGATTTTTGTCCCCCTGCCCCAGTCGATCCAGCGCCTGCTGCCCGGTTCCCGCCGAATAGAGCACCATCTGTCCGGTCGCCGCCGTGGTCGGCGCCAGGCCACGACCGCCGATGGCGCGGCCCGTCTGGCGAAAAGGATTGTTGCGGCAGGCGTCGATGATGGCCAGCGTGAAGCGCGCCTTCTGCTCCTGCAGGTCGTCGAGCACACGCTGCAACGGCACGGCATCGTCCTTGACCTGCTCCTCGCTGTCGCCCTTGATGTCCACCGGCAGCAGGTAGTTGGCGGCACCGAGTTGCACGCCATGACCCGAGTAGTAGAAAACCGCTTCGTCGCCGCCGCCGACCTGGGCCTTGAAGCTGCGCAGCGCGGACTTGAAGCTGCCGAGGTCGGCATCCAGTTTCAAGCTTACCTTGAACCCGGCCCGCTCCAGGGCCTGGGCGATTGCACGGGCGTCGGCACGCGCATTGGCGAGCGGCGCCACCCCCTTGTAGCTATCGTTGCCGATGACCAGCGCGATGCGGCGACCGATCGGCTGCGCGGCAAGATTGCGGCCGTCGGCGGCCTGCGCCACCAGCACCGTCTGTACGCACAACAAAATTGCCAGACACCAGGATTTCATGGTCATTTCCCGTGGCCGCCGCCATCTTGCACAGGGCCGGACGGAGATCGCCATCCTCAGTTCGCCACGCAGTCCACGTAGTAGCGCACGGCACCGTTGCTGGCATCCTTCACCAGACCGTGGATGTCGGTCTCGAAGCCGGGGAACTTCTCGTTGAACTCGCGCGCGAATTTCAGGTAGCGCACGATGGTGCCGTTGAAACGCTCGCCCGGAATCAGCAGCGGAATTCCCGGCGGGTAAGGCGTCAGCAGCACCGCGGTGACGCGGTTTTCCAGTTCGTCGATCGGCACGCGGTCGATCTCGCGATGCGCCATCCTGGCGAAGGCGTCGGCCGGGCGCATCGCCGGCACCATGTCCGAGAGGTACATCTCGGTGGTCAGGCGCGCCACGTCGTTGGCCTTGTACACCTCGTGGATCTGGGTGCACAGGTCCTTGAGGCCCACCCGCTCGTAGCGCGGATGCTTGGCGACGAACTCGGGCAGCACCTTCCACAGCGGGTGGTTGCGATCGTAGTCGTCCTTGAACTGCTGCAGCGCGGTGACCAGCGTGTTCCAGCGGCCCTTGGTGATGCCGATGGTGAACATGATGAAGAAGCTGTAAAGGCCGCACTTTTCGACGATCACGCCGTGCTCGGCGAGGTACTTGGTGACGATCGCCGCCGGGATGCCGTTGTCGTCCGAGAAATCGCCATCGACGTCGAGGCCCGGGGTGATGATGGTGGCCTTGATCGGGTCGAGCAGGTTGAAGCCCTTGGCCAGCTTGCCAAAGCCGTGCCACTTCTCCCCGGGCTTGAGCATCCAGGCCTCGCGCTCCTCGATGCCTTCCTCGGACAGATCTTTCGGCCCCCAGACCTGGAACCACCAGTCGGCGCCCCACTCCTTGTCCACCTTGCGCATGGCGCGGCGGAAGTCCAGCGCCTCGGCGATCGATTCCTCGACCAGCGCGGTGCCGCCCGGCTCTTCCATCATCGCCGCCGCCACGTCGCAGGAGGCGATGATCGAATATTGCGGCGAGGTCGAGGTGTGCATCAGGTAGGCCTCGTTGAACACGTCGCGGTCGAGCTTGTTGTTCTCGGCGTCCTGCACCAGTATCTGCGAGGCCTGGCTCAAGCCGGCCAGCAGCTTGTGCGTCGACTGCGTGGAGAACACCATCGACTCCTTGCAGCGCGGCCGGTCGGCGCCGATGGCGTGGTAATCGCCGTAGAAATCGTGGAAGGCGGCATGCGGCAGCCAGGCTTCATCGAAGTGCAGCGTGTCGATCTTGCCGTCGAGTTCCTCCTTGATGTCCTCGACGTTGTAGAGGATGCCGTCATAGGTGCTCTGGGTGATGGTCAGCACCCGCGGCTTGCCCTTGACCTGGCTGGCGAAGGGATGGGCGGCGATCTTCTTCTGGATGTTCTTCCAGCGGAATTCCTCCTTCGGGATCGGGCCGATGATGCCGTAGTTGTTGCGCGTCGGCATCAGGAACACCGGGATCGCGCCGGTCATCATGATGGCGTGCAGCACCGACTTGTGGCAGTTGCGGTCGACGATGACGATGTCGCCCGGCGCGACGGTGGAATGCCAGACGATCTTGTTCGAGGTCGAGGTGCCGTTGGTGACGAAGTACAGGTGGTCGGCGTTGAAGATGCGCGCGGCATTGCGTTCGGAGGCCGCCACCGGGCCGGTATGGTCGAGCAGCTGGCCGAGTTCCTCGACCGCGTTGCAGACGTCGGCGCGCAGCATGTTCTCGCCGAAGAACTGATGGAACATCTGGCCAACGGGGCTTTTGAGGAAGGCGACGCCGCCCGAATGGCCGGGGCAATGCCACGAATAGGAGCCGTCGGCGGCGTAGTGCGTGAGCGCCCGGAAGAAGGGCGGCGGCAGCGAGTCGAGGTAGGCCTTGGCCTCGCGCACGACGTGGCGGGCGATGAACTCCGGCGTGTCCTCGTACATGTGGATGAAGCCATGCAGCTCGCGCAGGATGTCGTTCGGGATGTGGCGCGAGGTGCGCGTCTCGCCGTGCAGGAAGATCGGGATGTCGGGATTCTTGTGGCGGATTTCCTCGACGAAGGCACGCAGGTTCAGC comes from the Sulfuritalea hydrogenivorans sk43H genome and includes:
- a CDS encoding arginine/lysine/ornithine decarboxylase translates to MRFHFPIIIIDEDFRSENASGLGIRALAEAIKEEGIDVLGVTSYGDLSSFAQQQSRASAFILSIDDEEFTPGPELDPAVLNLRAFVEEIRHKNPDIPIFLHGETRTSRHIPNDILRELHGFIHMYEDTPEFIARHVVREAKAYLDSLPPPFFRALTHYAADGSYSWHCPGHSGGVAFLKSPVGQMFHQFFGENMLRADVCNAVEELGQLLDHTGPVAASERNAARIFNADHLYFVTNGTSTSNKIVWHSTVAPGDIVIVDRNCHKSVLHAIMMTGAIPVFLMPTRNNYGIIGPIPKEEFRWKNIQKKIAAHPFASQVKGKPRVLTITQSTYDGILYNVEDIKEELDGKIDTLHFDEAWLPHAAFHDFYGDYHAIGADRPRCKESMVFSTQSTHKLLAGLSQASQILVQDAENNKLDRDVFNEAYLMHTSTSPQYSIIASCDVAAAMMEEPGGTALVEESIAEALDFRRAMRKVDKEWGADWWFQVWGPKDLSEEGIEEREAWMLKPGEKWHGFGKLAKGFNLLDPIKATIITPGLDVDGDFSDDNGIPAAIVTKYLAEHGVIVEKCGLYSFFIMFTIGITKGRWNTLVTALQQFKDDYDRNHPLWKVLPEFVAKHPRYERVGLKDLCTQIHEVYKANDVARLTTEMYLSDMVPAMRPADAFARMAHREIDRVPIDELENRVTAVLLTPYPPGIPLLIPGERFNGTIVRYLKFAREFNEKFPGFETDIHGLVKDASNGAVRYYVDCVAN
- a CDS encoding caspase family protein, which codes for MKSWCLAILLCVQTVLVAQAADGRNLAAQPIGRRIALVIGNDSYKGVAPLANARADARAIAQALERAGFKVSLKLDADLGSFKSALRSFKAQVGGGDEAVFYYSGHGVQLGAANYLLPVDIKGDSEEQVKDDAVPLQRVLDDLQEQKARFTLAIIDACRNNPFRQTGRAIGGRGLAPTTAATGQMVLYSAGTGQQALDRLGQGDKNPNGVFTRVLLKEMDKPGVPVNDVLRNVREEVVELAKGVGHEQVPALYDQSLGRFYFRAGDSAQVAVSTPQLAVVRPAAEASASLAPVSPRQAIPLSLPGNVWTVLENSEAFRLTPKAKRVRVEYEMTSDLFNVKAGRREWSRLPEPLTFFREQEPVGDKCVASRNWSVDLDGRTTREPDRAGYSCAHLSLGSGKKGASPDARLLAIDELSGSLFPLRAGAESTSRSTMALSSSVAYIKATNHCRVNGQRSAGELHPRLKGMAWSIVCRYSATYGDGSKPAEETREDYFLEDLGIYLSDIAVHSVRDGRTTYVLPAPGYRTSSFSPDKSRRWDSEYLRYEWTVGE
- the pgi gene encoding glucose-6-phosphate isomerase, translated to MKTVTAAAWKALASEAESIRGVHLRDMFAADAQRFSSLSVRWNDWLLDYSKQRVAAACMERLHQLWHAAEVPGWIARMRAGEAINHTEKRAALHIALRHPAGKGPIMHAGRDVMPDVLRELDRMRDFAAQIHGRHWRGATGEPITDIVNIGIGGSDLGPRMATQALAAFRHPELTVHYVANLDGADLATVLAGLQPRTTLFVIASKTFTTQETMQNAASARHWLVRALGEAAVARHFVAVSTNLAEVARFGIDPANAFAFWDWVGGRYSLWSAIGLPLVLAVGFDHFRQFLAGAHAMDEHFFSAPVAENLPGLLALLEIWNTNVLGADNRALLPYSQSLALLPRYLQQLEMESNGKQVDRQGRPLDCVTAPILWGEAGTNGQHAFYQLIHQGGRLVPCEFIACRQPDFALPGHHEKLLANCFAQSEALMRGKTLAETTAELTAGGTSPEQVAALAPYRSFPGNQPSTTLLLPRLDPFNLGALLALYEHKVFVQSIVWDINPFDQWGVEYGKQLANRLLPIIEGKAPAAGLDSSTAGLISACKS
- a CDS encoding dihydrofolate reductase, which translates into the protein MPATLLTLIAAVARNGVIGIGNRLPWHLPADLKHFKALTTGHTVIMGRKTWESLPAKFRPLPGRRNIVVTRNAGYQAEGAVVTNSLPAALAAAESGEAFVIGGAELYVAAMPLANRLQLTEIEASIEGDTWFPAIDHHQWQEVARETHRDEAGLNYAFVTYQRGKG
- the glgA gene encoding glycogen synthase GlgA; the protein is MNILFATSEIAPWVKTGGLGDVAGALPAALRALGIDVRVLVPAYPALLKAFPDAEEIAQPHWLGGLLPIPTLRQARAPDGTPLLLLDYPHYFDRPGNPYLGPEGRDWLDNHLRFGLLSRVAAWLGSAASTLDWQPDIVHCNDWQTGLAPAYLHYLPGAQAKSLLTLHNLAFQGLFDHASLFELGLPDEAWRIDGVEYYGYLSFLKAGLQHANAITTVSPSYAREIQTDAEGMGMAGLLRHRGDRLSGILNGIDTTAWNPAADRHLRQTYSARRMEGKAANKAALQEELGLERREDLPLLAVVSRLTEQKGLDLLLEAAPQVLKLPAQLVVLGSGEHSMEHRWTALAHKHKDRCAVRIGFDEALAHRIEAGADIFVMPSRFEPCGLNQMYSLRYGTPPVVRATGGLADTVIDATDEKHGNGFVFGPATAAALLEALQRAAEAWHDPRRWRKLQKQGMARDSSWADAAQHYVELYQRL